In a single window of the Drosophila miranda strain MSH22 chromosome XL, D.miranda_PacBio2.1, whole genome shotgun sequence genome:
- the LOC108160568 gene encoding ATP-binding cassette sub-family A member 7 isoform X2 — protein sequence MRMHFNTREIRALLRKDLLVRWRQKGLSLTLLVWPVLIFMLLYLIRMKYGSEEIAACQYPTRLLPTKNQMVPSAFSYICSIENKCLPSEPYEEYSRWKGAPLHSVIDVVNAFVTDDKLHTAVVELAEKANFVSAVTALITSDHLEIIRTNITEIISLVPEIERMMNYSFDVKHLFSNRETFVKLGTLLCGHPFPSTESIPLVNDILYSEDFSEVNDVELEAMPTKYCKRLYLDVTSTNQGKLTWNTIKPIIQGKILYTPSNTLTESVVKFSNATFEELDKLKQLSQAAGTILTKLHTNATFQLAFDNLLKLARSPLVKSVVGDDFDIVEIERVFQFIRTNQLIYDILTTVSDLMECVSADRFVAVDSVEELQQQAYDLNQKRMFLAALNFESVGTKEVVYRLHMDTDNTQPTFENRNRFWFPGPADSMVIDMKYHRGFVQLKQMVDLGIVKHKRDEAGFMEEEPATRSPGSLFSIKAVNDDDDDDDDDDFDLSIENTSTEANTAPIQDPETTTAAPSRMELETTTFKPEFLLSLDDVQGGDGDGDGSGDGDVLTRSKRQGLLDLLSGLGGAGGGSKKPKFEVDNMQFYTKQFPYPSFVNDEFKRGLYLSQAVQLAYCLGLVVAVAICVRERIWMRESRNSMLMRSMGLRAHSELVAWALMSLMELCLIFVLVSLVLYSGGILSYTNWFFMMFYCLSFGACLVSFCYMCSNFFTSANIGAVATSLLFFISLCPFIIVLMFDAKLSLFESFLVDLSFTTAFAKGWGELMRMELQQQGLTWAHLIHLGPARSECAMALLMFLLDFMLYAAIGYAYQRWKKTEYSFVRAMSSHLDDKLGASLLNVTKLYGSQCAVSNLNLDFARNQVSCLLGRNGAGKSTLIKLLTGQIRPTGGKVLLRAGEHNVGVCWQDNILIPRLTAREHLQLYAHIKMPSDGSAEVELETEVSRTLKSLNFGQHEDYPSWQLSGGYRRRLCVAIAFIASPSVVILDEPCNGVDAKARKDIWNLIEQLRQGRAVIFATHFLDEAKYLSDSLVIMRNGRIIAQHSRDSLQHLCTANYSLKMRCADAPVAAHIAARGKQLLTNSQVLPATENEPPHSLTISASYAENLTPAAVQFLELLQQQESLGAIGELELSSSSSLEQEFEQLNRSEEQPRGGASAAAAAEGGGGGIVAGPADVSEDPPSSCVQMRLLFGKRLRHLARNYRLLLYVLLLPAVFELCAMWFVSYRLEDDFDTVLPLTRALYPRSVQLLSGERLTPFTEQLYPGLRSSCDVNDGNGNFTECREFSDSSLAYDWVLTTLDEYRERRYGGYAVNGSGATVWYNNKGYHAMMAWLNDLNSELLRTSLNDSEYGILTRNEPWKLGFAELSTSSLLRQAGDSCMVFILLIAFGLVVAANAVYLVNERISGEKLQQRLCGVSAVTYWLVAFIWDYLIMVLALVVCLGIVLVFSMPVFVARQQLIGIIGLSLMFSFACVPAVHVAEKLFSDSSIAIVSIFCANIIIPLITMGIILILGVVGEGSAWDSWRHGLNEAFLVFPQHALGDGLLELCKNYMVALIFRRYDIDSYKHPLASDLLQRHFIALALVGLSGLVLNVLIECHLLQRLWKRLERLLDWHYRRELQKLQQLKIVSLQSIFKSCVEAGEALRAENLWVAYNRGRYAVRQVHFGVKRGECFGLLGKNGAGKSTIFKVLTGQLEPNVGHIHFDQPGISYCPQSNPLDPLLTVRECILFYGRLRGIRHLDLLLARVLNTYELRSYRDVQVRNLSGGNRRKLTVAATCCGHTPTVLMDEPTSDLDPVTREFVYSTIEQLLAARRAVVLTSHSVSEIEHLCQRVAVLKAGQVVASSSPARLKAEHGGYYGISCFCPPAQQALLAKMLPERLPGACDLQHYAHSLRFLVKVRSGGDSSSSAASGLPLPLLSELFAALRDMSVGISRFSVNRCRFETVFEKILDSSEKTSSNGLQEDVGLPSKSPAVGGSLATGYIHCGYEETTT from the exons ATGAGGATGCATTTTAACACGCGGGAGATCCGAGCGCTGCTGCGCAAGGATCTTCTGGTGCGATGGCGCCAGAAGGGCCTCTCCCTGACGCTCCTCGTCTGGCCCGTGCTGATCTTCATGCTGCTGTATTTGATCCGCATGAAATACGGCTCCGAGGAGATAGCCGCCTGCCAATATCCGACCAGACTGCTGCCCACCAAGAACCAGATGGTGCCCAGTGCCTTCTCCTACATATGCAGCATCGAGAATAAGTGCCTGCCATCAGAGCCCTACGAGGAGTACTCCAGATGGAAGGGAGCGCC ACTCCACTCTGTGATCGATGTGGTGAATGCCTTTGTGACGGATGACAAGCTGCACACGGCCGTCGTGGAGCTGGCGGAGAAGGCGAATTTTGTGTCCGCGGTGACGGCACTGATCACCAGCGATCATCTTGAAATTATACGCa CGAATATCACAGAAATCATATCCTTGGTGCCGGAGATCGAGCGCATGATGAACTACAGCTTTGACGTAAAGCATTTGTTTTCTA ATCGCGAGACTTTTGTGAAGCTTGGGACGCTGCTGTGCGGGCATCCATTTCCCAGCACGGAGAGCATTCCTTTGGTCAACGACATCCTCTATTCGGAGGACTTTAGCGAGGTCAACGATGTGGAACTGGAAGCCATGCCAA CCAAGTACTGCAAGCGCCTCTACCTCGACGTGACCTCCACGAACCAGGGCAAGCTCACGTGGAACACCATCAAGCCGATCATCCAGGGAAAGATACTGTACACCCCATCGAATACCCTCACGGAGAGTGTAGTGAAGTTT AGCAACGCCACCTTCGAGGAGCTGGACAAACTGAAACAGCTCTCGCAGGCCGCCGGTACGATCCTCACCAAACTCCACACGAATGCCACCTTCCAGCTGGCCTTCGATAATCTCCTGAAGCTGGCTCGCTCCCCGCTGGTGAAGAGCGTGGTGGGCGATGACTTTGACATCGTGGAGATCGAGCGGGTGTTCCAGTTCATTCGCACGAATCAGCTCATCTACGACATCCTCACCACCGTCTCGGATCTGATGGAGTGCGTGTCTGCGGACCGCTTTGTGGCTGTGGATAGCGTggaggagctgcagcagcaggccTACGATCTCAACCAGAAGCGCATGTTCCTGGCAGCCCTCAATTTCGAGAGCGTCGGCACCAAGGAGGTGGTCTACCGCCTCCACATGGACACGGACAACACCCAGCCGACGTTCGAGAATAGGAACCGCTTCTGGTTTCCCGGGCCCGCCGACAGCATGGTCATCGACATGAAGTACCATCGGGGGTTCGTGCAGCTCAAGCAAATGGTGGACCTGGGCATCGTCAAGCACAAGCGTGACGAGGCGGGATTCATGGAGGAGGAGCCGGCAACCAGGTCGCCGGGCAGTTTGTTCAGCATCAAAGCTGtgaacgacgacgacgacgacgatgatgatgatgactttGACCTGAGTATCGAGAACACCTCCACTGAGGCCAACACTGCACCGATCCAGGACCCTGAGACCACCaccgcagcaccatctagaatGGAGCTGGAAACCACAACCTTTAAGCCAGAGTTTCTCCTCTCCCTGGATGATGTACAAggtggggatggggatggcgATGGAAGTGGGGATGGGGATGTTCTCACCCGATCCAAGCGTCAAGGCCTGCTGGATCTCCTGAGCGGGCTCGGGGGCGCCGGCGGGGGCAGCAAGAAGCCCAAATTCGAGGTGGACAACATGCAGTTCTACACGAAACAGTTCCCCTATCCCTCGTTCGTGAATGACGAGTTCAAGCGAGGCCTCTACCTGTCCCAGGCCGTACAGCTGGCCTACTGCCTGGGCTTGGTAGTGGCCGTGGCGATCTGTGTAAGGGAGCGGATTTGGATGCGAGAGAGCAGGAACAGTATG TTGATGCGTTCGATGGGTCTCAGGGCCCATTCGGAGCTGGTCGCCTGGGCCTTGATGAGCCTCATGGAGCTGTGCCTGATCTTTGTCCTCGTCAGCCTGGTGCTCTACAGTGGTGGCATCCTGTCGTACACCAACTGGTTCTTCATGATGTTCTACTGTCTGAGCTTTGGCGCCTGTCTCGTCTCCTTCTGTTACATGTGCTCGAACTTCTTCACCTCGGCCAACATTGGTGCCGTGGCCACATCCCTGCTGTTCTTCATCAGCCTGTGCCCCTTCATCATTGTGCTGATGTTCGATGCGAAGCTGAGTCTATTCGAGAGCTTCCTGGTGGACCTCTCCTTCACGACGGCCTTCGCCAAGGGCTGGGGCGAACTGATGCGCatggagctgcagcagcagggcCTCACGTGGGCCCACTTGATCCACCTGGGTCCAGCGAGGAGCGAGTGCGCAATGGCTCTGCTGATGTTTCTGCTCGACTTTATGCTCTATGCCGCCATTGGCTATGCCTATCAAAGGTGGAAGAAAA CTGAGTACAGCTTCGTGCGGGCAATGAGCTCCCATTTGGACGACAAGCTGGGTGCCTCGCTGCTGAATGTCACCAAGCTCTATGGCAGCCAGTGCGCCGTGTCCAATCTGAATCTGGATTTTGCCCGCAACCAAGTGAGCTGCCTGCTCGGCCGCAATGGGGCTGGCAAGAGCACTCTCATCAAGCTGCTCACCGGCCAGATCCGACCGACGGGCGGCAAGGTGCTGCTCCGTGCCGGCGAGCACAATGTGGGCGTCTGCTGGCAGGACAACATCCTCATACCCAGGCTGACGGCCCGCGAGCATCTGCAGTTGTACGCCCACATAAAGATGCCCTCTGATGGCTCTGCCGAGGTGGAGTTGGAGACGGAGGTGAGTCGCACTCTGAAGAGCCTCAACTTTGGCCAGCACGAGGACTATCCCTCGTGGCAGCTGTCGGGTGGCTATAGGCGGCGTCTCTGTGTGGCCATTGCGTTCATTGCCTCGCCCAGTGTCGTCATCCTGGACGAACCCTGCAACGGGGTCGATGCCAAGGCGCGCAAGGACATCTGGAATCTGATCGAACAGCTGCGCCAGGGCCGTGCGGTGATCTTTGCCACCCACTTCCTGGACGAAGCCAAGTACCTGAGTGATTCGCTGGTCATTATGCGAAAT GGTCGCATCATTGCCCAGCACAGTCGCGACTcattgcaacatctctgcactGCCAACTACAGCCTGAAGATGCGCTGCGCCGATGCCCCAGTGGCCGCTCACATTGCGGCCAGGGGCAAGCAGCTGCTGACCAACAGCCAGGTGCTGCCTGCCACCGAGAATGAGCCCCCCCACAGCCTGACCATCAGCGCCAGCTATGCGGAGAATCTCACCCCCGCAGCCGTGCAGTTCCTggagctgctgcagcagcaggagtCGCTGGGGGCCATCGGCGAACTGGAGCTGTCGTCGAGCAGCAGCCTGGAGCAGGAGTTCGAGCAGCTCAATCGAAGCGAGGAGCAGCCACGGGGaggagcatcagcagcagcagctgcggaAGGAGGCGGAGGAGGCATTGTGGCTGGCCCAGCGGATGTGTCCGAGGATCCGCCCTCGTCATGTGTCCAGATGCGACTGCTGTTTGGCAAGCGCCTGCGGCATCTGGCCCGCAACTACCGACTGCTGCTGTACGTGCTCCTGCTGCCTGCGGTGTTCGAGCTGTGCGCCATGTGGTTCGTCAGCTATCGTCTGGAGGATGACTTCGACACGGTCCTGCCGCTCACCAGGGCCCTGTATCCGCGCAGCGTACAGCTGCTAAGCGGCGAGAGGCTCACGCCATTCACCGAGCAGCTCTATCCGGGTCTGAGATCCTCCTGCGATGTCAATGATGGGAACGGAAACTTCACCGAGTGCCGGGAGTtcagcgactcctcgctggccTACGACTGGGTGCTGACAACCCTCGATGAGTACCGGGAGCGACGCTATGGCGGCTACGCCGTGAACGGATCGGGGGCGACTGTGTGGTACAACAACAAGGGCTACCACGCGATGATGGCCTGGCTGAACGACCTGAACTCTGAGCTGCTGCGCACCAGCCTAAACGACTCGGAGTACGGGATACTCACCCGCAACGAGCCGTGGAAGCTGGGCTTCGCAGAGCTGAGCACCAGCTCCCTGCTGCGGCAGGCGGGCGACTCCTGCATGGTGTTCATTCTGCTGATCGCCTTTGGCCTGGTGGTGGCCGCCAATGCCGTCTATCTCGTGAACGAGCGCATCAGCGGCGAGAAGCTGCAGCAGCGTCTGTGCGGCGTCTCGGCGGTTACCTACTGGCTGGTGGCCTTCATCTGGGACTATCTCATCATGGTGCTGGCCCTGGTAGTTTGCCTCGGCATCGTTCTGGTCTTCAGCATGCCCGTGTTTGTGGCCAGACAGCAGCTGATTGGCATCATTGGACTCTCATTAATGTTTAG TTTTGCCTGCGTTCCCGCTGTCCATGTGGCCGAGAAGCTCTTCAGCGACTCGAGCATTGCCATTGTATCGATCTTCTGTGCGAACATCATCATCCCATTGATCACCATGGGCATCATCCTCATCCTGGGCGTCGTGGGAGAGGGCTCTGCGTGGGACAGCTGGCGGCATGGCCTGAACGAGGCCTTCCTCGTCTTTCCCCAGCACGCCTTGGGCGATGGTCTCCTGGAGCTGTGCAAGAACTACATGGTGGCCCTGATCTTCAGGCGGTACGACATCGACTCGTACAAGCATCCGCTGGCCAGCGACCTGCTGCAGCGCCACTTCATCGCCCTGGCCCTGGTCGGCCTCTCGGGACTCGTGCTGAACGTCCTCATCGAGTGCCATCTGCTGCAGCGGCTGTGGAAGCGCCTGGAGCGCCTCCTCGACTGGCACTACCGCCGCGAGCTGCAGAAGCTCCAGCAGCTGAAGATCGTCAGCCTGCAGAGCATCTTCAAGAGCTGCGTGGAAGCCGGCGAGGCCTTGCGCGCCGAGAACCTTTGGGTGGCGTACAACCGCGGACGCTACGCCGTCCGTCAGGTGCACTTCGGGGTGAAGCGGGGCGAGTGCTTCGGGCTCCTGGGCAAGAACGGGGCCGGCAAGTCGACCATCTTCAAGGTGCTTACCGGACAGCTGGAGCCCAATGTGGGGCACATCCACTTCGATCAGCCGGGGATCTCCTACTGCCCGCAGAGCAATCCGCTGGATCCCCTGCTAACCGTACGCGAATGCATCCTTTTCTACGGCCGCCTGCGGGGCATCCGCCATCTGGATCTGTTGCTCGCGAGGGTCCTGAACACCTACGAGCTGCGCTCGTACCGGGATGTCCAGGTGCGGAACCTGAGCGGCGGCAATCGGCGGAAGCTGACGGTGGCCGCCACCTGCTGCGGCCACACGCCCACCGTCCTCATGGACGAGCCCACCAGCGACTTGGATCCGGTGACGCGGGAGTTCGTCTACTCGACcatcgagcagctgctggCCGCCCGCCGCGCCGTCGTCCTGACCTCCCACTCGGTCTCCGAGATCGAGCATCTGTGCCAGCGCGTGGCGGTGCTCAAGGCGGGCCAGGTCGTGGCCAGCAGCAGTCCCGCGCGGCTCAAGGCCGAGCATGGGGGCTACTACGGCATCAGCTGCTTCTGCCCACCCGCCCAGCAGGCACTGCTGGCCAAGATGCTGCCGGAGCGGCTACCGGGTGCCTGCGACCTGCAGCACTACGCCCACAGCCTGCGCTTCCTGGTGAAGGTCCGTTCGGGCGGGGACTCCTCCAGCAGTGCGGCCAGTggactgccactgccgctgctctCCGAGCTGTTCGCCGCCCTGCGGGACATGTCCGTGGGCATCAGCCGATTCTCCGTCAACCGCTGCCGCTTTGAGACGGTATTCGAGAAGATCCTGGACAGCAGCGAGAAGACGTCCTCGAACGGGCTGCAGGAGGACGTTGGCCTGCCCAGCAAATCGCCGGCTGTCGGCGGCTCCCTGGCCACCGGCTACATCCACTGCGGCTACGAGGAGACAACCACTTGA